From Danio rerio strain Tuebingen ecotype United States chromosome 7, GRCz12tu, whole genome shotgun sequence, the proteins below share one genomic window:
- the mylk3 gene encoding myosin light chain kinase 3 isoform X1 — protein MSKQATLATCIAKMYEGGRLENSGTPSGTIKKPSQTLIGSLSNVEVKLIALEGKVEQIERTQTEVLHKLGSLCQGMEALERTFMQHKPSTQESNTVKNGQRESKLPLLTEVKSLCGETVDLLHNLKHESQQQRTKIECMESSLSTLEKVLGYVGDAFRNSKIVEFILNGVVPWRRQGLLDTVEEKKNKPDVNNIQPNVGFCHQSTQTSQQVKEVISAELELQQPEVTLPNDPSSQHSPEAHTGASEPLKPVSAGESSKALQKAKEISVKSSEPTHVQTFAPAVHLEQIDVHNVPKQETNSLVAAPADAKCVIETMTKVEKDIALQQERALERADDSHVANKVFLKSIIPGQQLEKIEDPQQQAEVSLFVDEDSLEKSVPGQHLDKKMEVLQKQAKDLPVVDEDSLNLSAPGQRQLEEKVDVPEKAEKKIDEAHKKMEEVPRKDELCIEKPVIRHAGIKTQHEETMGMETTVPKHDESKCPTETYVEKTENKNADVTLESDKIMICAVSPQNTSLDEDEKSKAAPLRKVESTLLIIDDSPPLPAPFDHRIVSAKQVPINSYYAVNPVEVLGGGRFGQVHKCAELSSGLTLAAKIIKVRGMKERDEVKNEIGVMNQLNHVNLIQLYDAFESRTNLTLIMEYVEGGELFERIIDESYQLTELDAIVFTRQICEGVQYLHQQYILHLDLKPENILCVNSTGNQIKIIDFGLARKYRPREKLKVNFGTPEFLAPEVVNYDFVSFPTDMWSVGVITYMLLSGLSPFMGDNDAETMNNILHAKWEFDTEAFENVSEEAKDFISSLLVSAKCSRLSASGCMKHSWLNNLEDKAKMYKVRLKSQMMLQRYLVAHRQWKKHFYAVAAANRLKRFQQSRSISTPN, from the exons ATGAGTAAACAGGCAACTCTGGCAACATGCATTGCCAAGATGTACGAGGGCGGCAGGTTGGAAAACTCTGGGACTCCATCTGGGACGATAAAAAAGCCAAGTCAAACTCTTATAGGAAGCCTGAGCAATGTGGAGGTCAAGTTGATCGCATTGGAGGGGAAGGTGGAGCAGATCGAACGCACCCAGACGGAGGTGCTTCACAAGCTAGGTTCCTTGTGTCAAGGCATGGAAGCTCTGGAAAGGACATTTATGCAGCACAAGCCTAGCACTCAAGAATCAAACACTGTCAAAAATGGCCAGCGGGAGAGCAAGCTCCCTTTGCTGACCGAGGTCAAATCGCTTTGTGGGGAAACAGTGGATCTGCTTCATAATCTAAAGCATGAGAGCCAGCAACAGAGGACGAAGATTGAATGCATGGAAAGTTCTTTGTCCACTCTGGAGAAAGTATTAGGGTATGTGGGAGATGCATTTCGAAACTCAAAGATAGTAGAGTTTATCCTCAATGGTGTGGTGCCATGGAGGAGACAAGGCCTTCTGGACACAGTGGAGGAAAAG AAAAACAAGCCAGATGTCAACAACATTCAACCAAACGTCGGTTTCTGCCACCAGAGCACACAGACTTCACAGCAGGTTAAAGAAGTTATTTCAg CTGAGCTTGAGCTCCAGCAGCCCGAGGTCACTCTTCCTAATGACCCCAGCAGCCAACATTCTCCTGAAGCCCATACAGGGGCAAGTGAACCTCTGAAACCTGTTAGTGCAGGGGAAAGCTCAAAAGCCTTACAAAAGGCCAAAGAGATCTCTGTGAAAAGCAGCGAGCCCACACATGTCCAGACATTTGCTCCTGCAGTCCATCTTGAGCAGATCGACGTGCATAATGTCCCTAAGCAAGAGACGAACAGCTTGGTCGCAGCTCCGGCTGATGCTAAATGTGTCATTGAGACAATGACTAAGGTGGAAAAAGATATAGCGCTTCAGCAAGAGAG AGCTCTTGAACGGGCAGATGATTCACATGTTGCTAATAAGGTTTTTCTCAAATCAATAATTCCGGGACAACAATTGGAGAAGATTGAGGATCCTCAACAACAGGCAGAGGTTTCACTGTTTGTTGATGAGGATTCGTTAGAAAAATCAGTTCCTGGACAACACCTAGATAAGAAGATGGAGGTTCTTCAAAAACAGGCAAAGGATTTACCGGTTGTAGATGAAGACTCATTAAATCTGTCAGCTCCTGGACAAAGACAACTAGAAGAGAAGGTGGATGTTCCTGAAAAAGCTGAGAAGAAGATTGATGAAGCTCATAAAAAGATGGAGGAGGTTCCTCGAAAAGATGAGCTCTGCATAGAAAAGCCTGTTATTAGACATGCAGGAATTAAAACACAACACGAAGAGACAATGGGGATGGAAACAACAGTGCCAAAACATGATGAGAGCAAGTGTCCAACTGAAACATATGTTgagaaaactgaaaataaaaatgcagatgTCACTTTAGAGTCTGATAAAATAATGATCTGTGCTGTTAGTCCACAAAACACAAGCCTTGATGAGGATGAGAAAAGTAAAGCAGCACCTCTAAGAAAAGTTGAGTCGACACTGCTGATCATTG ATGACAGCCCACCTCTGCCAGCCCCATTCGACCATCGCATTGTCAGTGCCAAGCAGGTTCCCATTAACTCATATTATGCTGTCAACCCTGTCGAGGTTCTAGGCGG AGGCCGATTTGGACAGGTACACAAGTGCGCAGAGCTATCGTCAGGTCTTACGCTGGCCGCTAAGATAATAAAAGTCCGCGGAATGAAAGAAAGG GATGAAGTGAAGAATGAGATTGGAGTCATGAACCAGCTAAATCACGTGAACTTGATTCAATTATATGATGCTTTTGAGTCTCGAACAAACCTCACACTCATTATGGAATA CGTGGAGGGCGGCGAATTGTTTGAACGAATCATTGATGAGAGTTACCAGCTGACGGAGCTGGATGCCATCGTGTTTACCAGGCAGATTTGCGAAGGGGTTCAGTACCTTCACCAGCAGTACATTCTCCATTTAGATCTTAAG CCGGAAAATATCTTATGTGTGAACAGCACAGGCAATCAAATCAAGATCATTGACTTTGGACTCGCCAGAAA GTACAGGCCCAGGGAAAAGCTGAAGGTCAACTTTGGTACCCCAGAGTTTCTGGCACCAGAAGTTGTCAACTATGACTTTGTGTCATTTCCTACAGACATGTGGAGTGTTGGTGTCATCACTTACATGCT TTTGAGTGGCCTTTCTCCATTCATGGGTGACAACGACGCAGAAACAATGAACAACATTCTGCACGCCAAGTGGGAATTTGACACGGAGGCATTCGAGAATGTGTCAGAGGAAGCCAAAGACTTCATATCCAGCCTTCTTGTGTCCGCCAAATG CAGCCGATTGAGTGCATCAGGATGCATGAAGCACAGCTGGCTAAATAACCTGGAGGACAAGGCCAAGATGTACAAAGTTCGGCTGAAGTCTCAAATGATGCTTCAGCGTTACCTTGTTGCACACCGTCAGTGGAAG
- the mylk3 gene encoding myosin light chain kinase 3 → MGTSLYRSTLLSTGGFSVSDYIRKFTKNKPDVNNIQPNVGFCHQSTQTSQQVKEVISAELELQQPEVTLPNDPSSQHSPEAHTGASEPLKPVSAGESSKALQKAKEISVKSSEPTHVQTFAPAVHLEQIDVHNVPKQETNSLVAAPADAKCVIETMTKVEKDIALQQERALERADDSHVANKVFLKSIIPGQQLEKIEDPQQQAEVSLFVDEDSLEKSVPGQHLDKKMEVLQKQAKDLPVVDEDSLNLSAPGQRQLEEKVDVPEKAEKKIDEAHKKMEEVPRKDELCIEKPVIRHAGIKTQHEETMGMETTVPKHDESKCPTETYVEKTENKNADVTLESDKIMICAVSPQNTSLDEDEKSKAAPLRKVESTLLIIDDSPPLPAPFDHRIVSAKQVPINSYYAVNPVEVLGGGRFGQVHKCAELSSGLTLAAKIIKVRGMKERDEVKNEIGVMNQLNHVNLIQLYDAFESRTNLTLIMEYVEGGELFERIIDESYQLTELDAIVFTRQICEGVQYLHQQYILHLDLKPENILCVNSTGNQIKIIDFGLARKYRPREKLKVNFGTPEFLAPEVVNYDFVSFPTDMWSVGVITYMLLSGLSPFMGDNDAETMNNILHAKWEFDTEAFENVSEEAKDFISSLLVSAKCSRLSASGCMKHSWLNNLEDKAKMYKVRLKSQMMLQRYLVAHRQWKKHFYAVAAANRLKRFQQSRSISTPN, encoded by the exons AAAAACAAGCCAGATGTCAACAACATTCAACCAAACGTCGGTTTCTGCCACCAGAGCACACAGACTTCACAGCAGGTTAAAGAAGTTATTTCAg CTGAGCTTGAGCTCCAGCAGCCCGAGGTCACTCTTCCTAATGACCCCAGCAGCCAACATTCTCCTGAAGCCCATACAGGGGCAAGTGAACCTCTGAAACCTGTTAGTGCAGGGGAAAGCTCAAAAGCCTTACAAAAGGCCAAAGAGATCTCTGTGAAAAGCAGCGAGCCCACACATGTCCAGACATTTGCTCCTGCAGTCCATCTTGAGCAGATCGACGTGCATAATGTCCCTAAGCAAGAGACGAACAGCTTGGTCGCAGCTCCGGCTGATGCTAAATGTGTCATTGAGACAATGACTAAGGTGGAAAAAGATATAGCGCTTCAGCAAGAGAG AGCTCTTGAACGGGCAGATGATTCACATGTTGCTAATAAGGTTTTTCTCAAATCAATAATTCCGGGACAACAATTGGAGAAGATTGAGGATCCTCAACAACAGGCAGAGGTTTCACTGTTTGTTGATGAGGATTCGTTAGAAAAATCAGTTCCTGGACAACACCTAGATAAGAAGATGGAGGTTCTTCAAAAACAGGCAAAGGATTTACCGGTTGTAGATGAAGACTCATTAAATCTGTCAGCTCCTGGACAAAGACAACTAGAAGAGAAGGTGGATGTTCCTGAAAAAGCTGAGAAGAAGATTGATGAAGCTCATAAAAAGATGGAGGAGGTTCCTCGAAAAGATGAGCTCTGCATAGAAAAGCCTGTTATTAGACATGCAGGAATTAAAACACAACACGAAGAGACAATGGGGATGGAAACAACAGTGCCAAAACATGATGAGAGCAAGTGTCCAACTGAAACATATGTTgagaaaactgaaaataaaaatgcagatgTCACTTTAGAGTCTGATAAAATAATGATCTGTGCTGTTAGTCCACAAAACACAAGCCTTGATGAGGATGAGAAAAGTAAAGCAGCACCTCTAAGAAAAGTTGAGTCGACACTGCTGATCATTG ATGACAGCCCACCTCTGCCAGCCCCATTCGACCATCGCATTGTCAGTGCCAAGCAGGTTCCCATTAACTCATATTATGCTGTCAACCCTGTCGAGGTTCTAGGCGG AGGCCGATTTGGACAGGTACACAAGTGCGCAGAGCTATCGTCAGGTCTTACGCTGGCCGCTAAGATAATAAAAGTCCGCGGAATGAAAGAAAGG GATGAAGTGAAGAATGAGATTGGAGTCATGAACCAGCTAAATCACGTGAACTTGATTCAATTATATGATGCTTTTGAGTCTCGAACAAACCTCACACTCATTATGGAATA CGTGGAGGGCGGCGAATTGTTTGAACGAATCATTGATGAGAGTTACCAGCTGACGGAGCTGGATGCCATCGTGTTTACCAGGCAGATTTGCGAAGGGGTTCAGTACCTTCACCAGCAGTACATTCTCCATTTAGATCTTAAG CCGGAAAATATCTTATGTGTGAACAGCACAGGCAATCAAATCAAGATCATTGACTTTGGACTCGCCAGAAA GTACAGGCCCAGGGAAAAGCTGAAGGTCAACTTTGGTACCCCAGAGTTTCTGGCACCAGAAGTTGTCAACTATGACTTTGTGTCATTTCCTACAGACATGTGGAGTGTTGGTGTCATCACTTACATGCT TTTGAGTGGCCTTTCTCCATTCATGGGTGACAACGACGCAGAAACAATGAACAACATTCTGCACGCCAAGTGGGAATTTGACACGGAGGCATTCGAGAATGTGTCAGAGGAAGCCAAAGACTTCATATCCAGCCTTCTTGTGTCCGCCAAATG CAGCCGATTGAGTGCATCAGGATGCATGAAGCACAGCTGGCTAAATAACCTGGAGGACAAGGCCAAGATGTACAAAGTTCGGCTGAAGTCTCAAATGATGCTTCAGCGTTACCTTGTTGCACACCGTCAGTGGAAG